A portion of the Etheostoma cragini isolate CJK2018 chromosome 13, CSU_Ecrag_1.0, whole genome shotgun sequence genome contains these proteins:
- the castor2 gene encoding cytosolic arginine sensor for mTORC1 subunit 2, producing MELHILEHSLKVASIEKEGIQICTHGLIKLAFLASKTRCKFFSLTETPEDYTIIVDEDGFKELPQSEHISVADSTWLALNVVSGGGNASNSQPIGVTKIAKSVIAPLADHNISVFMLSTYQTDFILVRERDLPMVMHTLSSEFTLLRVVNGETFAAHNLGVTNGFVKPKLVPRPIIHPLFSPSNMFCVTSLDPDTLPSVATLLMDVMFYSGGPKESGASSEDSSHIRFFSFSLIEGYISLVMDEQTTQRFPNNVLFTSASGELWKMVRIGGQPLGFDECGIVAQISEPLATADIPAYYISTFKFDHALVPEENIQSVIGALRTKSTAQ from the exons ATGGAGCTTCACATTTTAGAGCACAGCTTGAAAGTGGCGAGTATAGAAAAAGAGGGGATCCAGATTTGCACTCACGGATTAATAAAACTCGCTTTCTTGGCTTCCAAAACAAG ATGCAAGTTTTTCAGTTTGACAGAGACTCCGGAGGACTACACCATTATTGTCGATGAGGATGGCTTTAAAG AGCTCCCCCAGTCAGAGCACATCAGTGTTGCTGATTCCACGTGGTTGGCCCTTAACGTGGTGTCAGGGGGCGGCAACGCCTCTAACTCGCAACCCATTGGAGTCACCAAAATCGCTAAATCAGTTATTGCACCGTTGGCCGAccacaacatttctgttttcatgCTGTCAACATATCAGACAGACTTCATTCTG GTACGAGAGCGAGATCTGCCCATGGTCATGCACACGCTGTCTTCCGAATTCACTTTGCTCCGGGTAGTCAACGGAGAGACTTTTGCTGCTCACAATCTGGGTGTCACCAATGGCTTTGTGAAGCCTAAACTCG tgcCCCGTCCCATCATTCACCCCTTATTTAGTCCCAGCAACATGTTCTGTGTGACCAGCCTGGACCCAGACACACTTCCCTCTGTAGCCACCCTGCTCATGGATGTCATGTTTTACTCTGGAGG TCCAAAGGAAAGCGGAGCATCCAGCGAGGACTCAAGCCACATCcgcttcttctccttctccctgATCGAGGGCTACATCTCTCTGGTCATGGACGAACAGACAACTCAAAG GTTCCCAAACAACGTTCTCTTCACCAGTGCTTCTGGTGAGCTTTGGAAAATGGTTCGCATCGGGGGACAACCTTTAGGATTTG atGAGTGCGGAATTGTGGCTCAAATATCAGAACCCCTGGCAACAGCTGACATTCCAGCTTACTACATTAGCACCTTCAAGTTCGACCACGCCCTG GTTCCCGAAGAAAACATCCAAAGTGTGATTGGAGCTCTGCGGACCAAGAGCACGGCACAGTGA